A region of the Clostridium estertheticum subsp. estertheticum genome:
CTTCTACCTTTGAATATAAGCACAATAAATAATGCTATGAAAGCGAATGCAACAACTTTGATTATTTCCATAACACCCTCCTCGATAGACTCTGCCAGTAAATAAAAGTTTTTGATTTTTATCTGTTCATCCTAAAACTGAAACAAAGTTTTTACAGAAGTAAACAGTTTATTTACTAAATTTATCACCATCATAAGAATTATTATTACTCCAGCTAAATTCGCAACTACAGCGATATCATCCTTGCCACCACTTTTTAAAATCTTATCAATAATAATAATGAGAATACCTATTGCCCCTATTTTAAACAGTAAACTAACATCTAACACATAAAAACCTCCTCCCTATATTAGTACTATTACAATCATTGCCCCAAAAGAAAAGCCTAAACATCTATACATTTTTATATTCTTATTCATATATTCTTCAGATATCGTAATTTGTTTTTTTAAATTCGCTATAGTAAGCAGAAACATACTGTTTTGACCTTGAATATCAGATTCTCCAAGTGTTTTTGATAAATCCAAAATAACATTTATATCATCAGAATTTATATATAATTTATTTTTTGTTAGGTTTATTGCACTATTCATAGCTTCATATACATTCTCGTATTCGTTGTTAGTTAACAATTCACTTGTTTTATTAAATAGTTCATTTATCGGTTCTTTACTTTTCCCTGCTATACTTTTAAAAGCATCTGGCAAAAGAGCATGTACATAAGTTATCTCATTTTGAAGTTGATAAACAGCTCTTTGAATTTCATTTAGTTGAAAAACCCTATATTTTAACCTTTCGCTGTATATAAATCCAGCCATAGTTGACGCAACTAAGATTACAAGACACCCAACTATTTTAATCATATTACGACCTCCATACATCTATGCCCTTAGTAAAATCATAGATACGTTCTATTGTTCCAATTCCTTTTTTATTACTAAGCACTATCCCCCTGGTAAATACGTAATTATCAACAATATCCTTGAAAACTAATCTTTTATACAAATCTTCAATTCCAAAACCATGAATAGTTGTAATTAAACTAATTCCAGAATTTAATGCCATTAAAATGCTTTCCATATCATTTTTAGTACCAATTTCATCACAAACTATCACATCAGGTGACATACTTCTAATCGCCATCATAATTCCTTGACTCTTAGGGCAATTATCTAGTACATCAGTACGCACTCCAACGTCCATTTGTGGTATTCCCTTAAAAGAACCAGCTATCTCGGAGCGCTCATCAATTATAGAGACGTTCTTCCCTCTAAAACTCATATCTTTATAACCATTGGATATCTGCCTCGAAATATCTCTTATTAGAGTTGTCTTGCCACATTTAGGAGGAGATATAATTATTGTATTGTATACTGAATTATTATTAATAATATATGGCATAACTTTGTCCGCACATCCAATAATTTCTTTACATGCTCGTATATTTATAGACGAAATGTCTTTAATGGTTTTAATGCTATTATTTTCAATTACACAAATCCCACATAATCCAACTCTGTGTCCGCCTTTTATAGTTATATACCCTTGCCGTATCTCGTCTTCAAAGGCATATATGGAGTAATTGCTTATCCTCTGCATTATGTATTTTAAATCTTCTGGAGTCGCAATATATTCCCAGACTTTTTCTTTACTGCCAATGTGAATAAACAAAGGCTTGTTCACCTTTACTCTAATCTCTTCAAGTTGTTGCACATTATCAACTTTTTCAAGAATATTTCTAATAGTTTTAGGTAGTATTTCAAATAAATCTTTTGTACCTAACATCTTCTCATCCTCCCATATATAATTTGTATTTCTTTGCCTTGCATAATATTCCATATAAATTAAATCATATTATTTAAATTCGGGTTCATTTCCATAATATATGTATTAGTTAACAAAAAAAGAACAAAAAAAAAGAACCAATATGATATCGGTTCTTTTTAAATAGAAATTTAAACTCTTAACATGTAATCTCCATTTCTAGTATCTATTCTTATAGTTTCACCTTCATTGACGAACATTGGCACTTGAATAATTGCTCCTGTTTCTACAGTAGCTGGTTTTGTTACACTAGAAGATGTATTACCTTTAACACCTGGTTCAGTACTAGTTATAAGTAATTCTACAAAGTTTGGAGCCTCCACTGA
Encoded here:
- the spoIIIAC gene encoding stage III sporulation protein AC encodes the protein MLDVSLLFKIGAIGILIIIIDKILKSGGKDDIAVVANLAGVIIILMMVINLVNKLFTSVKTLFQF
- the spoIIIAB gene encoding stage III sporulation protein SpoIIIAB produces the protein MIKIVGCLVILVASTMAGFIYSERLKYRVFQLNEIQRAVYQLQNEITYVHALLPDAFKSIAGKSKEPINELFNKTSELLTNNEYENVYEAMNSAINLTKNKLYINSDDINVILDLSKTLGESDIQGQNSMFLLTIANLKKQITISEEYMNKNIKMYRCLGFSFGAMIVIVLI
- the spoIIIAA gene encoding stage III sporulation protein AA, with amino-acid sequence MLGTKDLFEILPKTIRNILEKVDNVQQLEEIRVKVNKPLFIHIGSKEKVWEYIATPEDLKYIMQRISNYSIYAFEDEIRQGYITIKGGHRVGLCGICVIENNSIKTIKDISSINIRACKEIIGCADKVMPYIINNNSVYNTIIISPPKCGKTTLIRDISRQISNGYKDMSFRGKNVSIIDERSEIAGSFKGIPQMDVGVRTDVLDNCPKSQGIMMAIRSMSPDVIVCDEIGTKNDMESILMALNSGISLITTIHGFGIEDLYKRLVFKDIVDNYVFTRGIVLSNKKGIGTIERIYDFTKGIDVWRS